The proteins below are encoded in one region of Pirellulales bacterium:
- a CDS encoding autotransporter-associated beta strand repeat-containing protein, producing MRQHQFIRGLVMILLFGGIIFVPARLHAVTIQYQNLTLGPSGALIGGLGDVFNVRGNLIDNSAQNTFWDTHLSRVGFNAAGSHQLTWTATEQGRGNAGFINNFAVGIFVVPSGASLTTSGGGALYTRVLVLGDGISQLNSITGSSLNIHYNPGSPQNAYLNFQTYTLPNGSMLSPAAAPADFNAVWNGTTGNWSDATKWSGNVSPLNPSNSVTLYDASINGGTVTLDQTIGYIQKLNLGSGGTLTGPNSLTPWDTFTWGTAGNNNPSMIGGGAIVNANGDITIVGDSARNLDNATINNHAGYIATWAAGNSDLNFSNNAVFNNNGAFIAQNNRGLGHNGGTGTFNNYGTFTKSTGTGTTHVGSANFVFNDPGSISVQTGTLEFDARLSGPATGSVSISNGAGFVLADGVTTFAGGISNAGALNVGDAIGATSSAVFRLQVNNQISNSSFLTVKSDGLLDLNGLSESVDALVINSGNVSIGTGTLIPSSLTMTGGIISGTGSGKVQLTSGVTAVSDAGSNTAAITAAVDLNGATRTFTINHGPAATDLLVSGNMVNGGVTKGGVGAMTLRGANTYAGGTTVTQGVLNINSPNALGTGAFTVNGVSTIDNTSGAAITLATNNLQVWASNFTFAGTQSINFGTGTVTLNANPTVTVSANTLRVGVIGNGTGNSLTKAGDGTMLLFGGAAYTGTTSANAGTLIVSSGSFDSSATTIAATATMNFVSGANAGNGTFTNNASTLGTVVPGLIQFFDANTTAASGHYTNQGGLGVTTSSSTGGNGAQMIFSSGTTAGNATITNQGATLRGAFSGGQTLFNAGSTAGNATITANGGNDGQSGGPAPGGLTLFSGDATAGNSTLISTGGTFGGVSGSTRFKDTARAGSATITINNGVANNNGTFNDFFDHSTADSAHITANSGTALGFHDSATGGSATLLATGGPSFAPAGSEIDFYNTSTAGNANVTAASNTGVGGLLKFHDNSDAGHGIFTTATIGNAVGSTQFFDSSSAANGVFTTNGGTAGQSAPGAFIQFHNNSTAGSGAFTNNGTASFQANGAEMDFVDTSTAGNAMVTNVGAPDNGNGGITVFSNSSRAGTATFTNTGATAATNGNNGGGYTVFNAGTTADHATFINNGSSFNNATRTSGHTIFNAGSTADHGTFIANGSPTNTGVAGEVDLVNGATAGNGMFTINPGIVSGASGGLVDLSLGGSSGANATFTNNGGTVSGASGGVTIFAANTTAGSALVTANGGTSAGAGGSTIGFFGNPDPANSTLVANGGTNGGAGGLILFIASPQSGQFFPASLVRIVANAGGTFDSSGAGEPLTVGSIEGAGQFLLGGGTLITGALNTDTTVSGIIANGGSQGGSNGKLTKAGTGKLSLTGANAYTGATTVIAGTLQSANNGALATTSSVAVNNAGSMLAVNYGGSTDYTQTQVATLLGKTTFGARSTAFGFDTNNASGAVTYGNGIAIAAGVTKLGPGTLILSGANTYSGGTTVLSGTLKFNINTGAATIGSGVTATVASGATLELAGSVSALGTAGGNRAHIVNDSTSSGVVVSGTNQVVGGIDGSGSTQVNAGSDLTANHVVQTALVIGGTAASPGLMTIDASDASGNPLGQSSGFVLANSLRPSGPFGAPDVSTASTIPVAADSADLAVVALGKSVGSGDPAPVPEPSTLLLAFLAVLGAVSTQFARHQFRCQTA from the coding sequence ATGCGACAGCATCAATTCATCCGTGGCCTGGTAATGATTCTGCTTTTCGGCGGCATCATCTTTGTGCCGGCCCGATTGCACGCGGTTACAATTCAATATCAAAACCTAACGCTCGGCCCTAGCGGCGCCCTGATCGGCGGCCTCGGAGACGTCTTCAACGTCCGTGGAAACCTGATCGATAACAGCGCCCAAAACACTTTTTGGGACACGCATTTATCGCGGGTGGGCTTCAATGCCGCGGGCTCGCATCAATTGACTTGGACTGCGACCGAGCAGGGGCGTGGAAACGCGGGCTTCATCAATAACTTCGCGGTCGGCATTTTTGTCGTGCCGAGCGGCGCATCGCTCACAACATCTGGCGGAGGCGCTCTGTACACTCGAGTCCTCGTCTTGGGCGACGGAATCTCCCAGCTCAACTCGATCACCGGCTCGTCGCTGAACATCCATTACAACCCCGGGTCGCCACAGAACGCCTATCTCAATTTCCAAACGTATACCCTTCCCAACGGATCCATGCTCTCGCCCGCTGCGGCGCCGGCGGATTTCAATGCAGTCTGGAACGGAACGACGGGCAATTGGAGCGACGCGACGAAGTGGTCCGGCAATGTAAGCCCCCTCAATCCTTCAAATTCAGTCACCTTGTACGACGCCTCGATCAACGGCGGGACGGTGACGCTCGATCAAACGATCGGCTACATCCAGAAGCTCAATCTCGGCAGCGGCGGCACTCTGACTGGGCCCAACAGCCTGACGCCTTGGGATACATTCACCTGGGGCACGGCCGGCAACAATAATCCGTCAATGATCGGCGGCGGCGCCATCGTCAATGCGAATGGAGACATAACGATCGTCGGCGACTCCGCCCGCAACCTCGACAATGCCACGATCAACAACCATGCGGGCTATATCGCCACGTGGGCTGCCGGAAACAGCGACTTGAATTTCTCCAACAACGCGGTGTTCAACAACAATGGCGCCTTCATCGCGCAGAACAACCGCGGACTTGGCCACAACGGGGGGACGGGAACGTTTAACAACTACGGCACGTTCACGAAGAGCACCGGCACGGGCACCACCCACGTCGGCTCGGCGAACTTCGTGTTCAACGATCCCGGCTCGATCAGCGTGCAAACCGGCACGCTCGAATTCGACGCACGGCTTTCGGGGCCGGCAACGGGTTCGGTGTCAATCTCCAACGGCGCGGGCTTCGTGCTGGCCGACGGCGTCACGACGTTCGCCGGGGGCATTTCCAACGCCGGCGCACTGAATGTTGGCGACGCGATCGGTGCAACGAGCAGCGCCGTGTTTCGCCTGCAGGTCAATAACCAAATCAGCAATTCGTCCTTCCTCACTGTCAAGAGCGACGGCCTGCTCGATCTGAACGGCCTTAGCGAGAGCGTGGACGCATTGGTCATCAACAGCGGCAACGTATCCATCGGCACTGGCACTTTGATTCCGTCCAGTCTGACCATGACCGGCGGCATAATCAGCGGCACGGGCAGCGGCAAGGTGCAACTCACCAGCGGCGTCACTGCCGTTTCCGATGCTGGAAGCAATACCGCGGCTATCACCGCGGCGGTTGACCTCAACGGCGCAACCCGCACCTTCACGATCAACCACGGTCCCGCCGCCACTGATTTGCTCGTCTCGGGCAACATGGTCAATGGTGGTGTGACGAAAGGCGGCGTGGGTGCGATGACGCTCCGCGGTGCCAACACATACGCGGGCGGCACGACGGTCACTCAGGGCGTACTGAACATCAATAGCCCGAATGCCCTTGGCACCGGCGCGTTCACGGTAAACGGCGTCTCGACGATCGACAATACCAGCGGCGCGGCCATCACCCTCGCGACCAACAACCTCCAAGTCTGGGCCTCGAATTTCACCTTCGCGGGCACACAAAGCATCAACTTCGGCACCGGCACGGTGACGCTGAACGCCAATCCGACTGTCACCGTTTCGGCAAACACGCTAAGGGTTGGCGTCATCGGCAATGGCACGGGCAATAGCCTTACTAAAGCAGGAGACGGCACGATGCTGCTGTTCGGCGGGGCGGCTTACACGGGGACGACGTCTGCCAATGCAGGGACACTCATTGTCAGTTCCGGTTCCTTCGACAGCAGCGCCACGACCATCGCGGCGACGGCGACGATGAACTTCGTTAGCGGTGCTAACGCCGGCAACGGGACGTTTACTAACAACGCCTCCACACTGGGTACGGTTGTCCCGGGGCTGATTCAATTCTTTGATGCCAATACCACCGCGGCCAGCGGCCATTACACCAATCAAGGTGGCCTTGGCGTCACGACCAGCAGTTCCACCGGCGGCAACGGCGCCCAAATGATCTTCAGTAGCGGGACCACAGCCGGCAACGCCACAATCACGAACCAGGGCGCGACGCTGCGCGGCGCGTTCAGCGGCGGCCAGACGCTGTTCAATGCCGGCTCGACGGCCGGCAATGCCACCATCACGGCCAACGGCGGCAACGATGGCCAAAGCGGTGGTCCGGCTCCCGGAGGACTGACGCTGTTCAGCGGTGACGCCACCGCAGGCAACTCCACGCTCATCAGCACCGGCGGCACTTTTGGCGGCGTGTCGGGTTCGACGCGGTTCAAAGACACCGCCCGCGCCGGCTCGGCGACGATTACGATCAATAATGGCGTGGCCAATAATAACGGAACGTTCAACGACTTCTTTGACCATTCGACCGCCGACTCGGCGCACATCACCGCCAACAGCGGCACGGCGCTGGGGTTTCACGACAGCGCTACCGGCGGCAGTGCCACACTGCTCGCCACCGGCGGGCCTTCGTTCGCCCCTGCTGGCAGCGAGATCGATTTTTACAACACCTCAACGGCCGGCAACGCCAATGTCACGGCGGCGAGCAACACCGGCGTCGGCGGCTTGCTCAAGTTCCACGACAACTCCGACGCCGGTCACGGTATCTTCACCACCGCCACCATCGGCAACGCCGTCGGTTCGACACAGTTTTTCGATTCGTCCAGTGCCGCCAACGGCGTTTTCACCACGAACGGTGGGACCGCCGGCCAGAGCGCGCCTGGCGCTTTCATCCAGTTCCATAACAACTCGACCGCTGGCTCGGGCGCGTTCACCAATAACGGCACCGCCTCCTTCCAGGCGAACGGAGCTGAAATGGATTTCGTCGATACGTCGACCGCCGGCAATGCCATGGTCACCAACGTCGGCGCGCCTGACAACGGCAACGGCGGGATCACGGTGTTCTCCAATTCCTCTCGCGCCGGCACCGCGACGTTCACCAATACCGGCGCCACCGCGGCCACCAACGGCAATAACGGCGGCGGATACACTGTCTTCAACGCCGGCACAACGGCCGATCACGCGACTTTCATCAATAACGGCAGTTCGTTCAACAACGCGACGCGCACCTCCGGCCACACGATCTTCAATGCCGGCTCGACCGCCGACCATGGCACATTCATCGCCAACGGGTCGCCGACGAACACCGGCGTCGCCGGCGAGGTCGACTTGGTTAACGGCGCGACCGCCGGCAACGGAATGTTCACCATCAACCCGGGCATCGTCAGCGGCGCCAGTGGCGGACTGGTGGATTTGAGTCTCGGCGGCTCCTCGGGCGCTAACGCGACGTTCACCAATAACGGCGGCACGGTCAGCGGCGCGAGTGGCGGGGTCACCATCTTTGCCGCGAACACCACCGCCGGCAGCGCCCTCGTCACGGCCAATGGCGGGACATCGGCCGGTGCCGGCGGCTCGACCATCGGCTTCTTCGGCAATCCTGACCCGGCCAACTCCACACTCGTCGCCAATGGAGGAACCAATGGCGGCGCGGGGGGATTGATCTTGTTCATCGCCTCGCCGCAATCCGGACAGTTCTTTCCCGCCAGCCTGGTGCGCATTGTTGCCAACGCCGGGGGGACGTTTGACAGCAGCGGCGCGGGTGAGCCGCTCACCGTCGGGTCGATTGAAGGTGCAGGGCAATTCCTGCTCGGCGGCGGGACGCTCATCACCGGCGCTCTCAACACCGACACCACTGTCTCGGGCATCATCGCCAATGGCGGCAGCCAGGGCGGCAGTAACGGCAAACTCACCAAGGCCGGGACCGGCAAGCTTTCTCTCACCGGCGCCAATGCCTACACCGGCGCAACCACCGTCATCGCCGGCACCCTGCAATCCGCGAACAACGGCGCGCTCGCCACGACCTCTTCGGTCGCCGTGAACAACGCTGGCTCGATGCTCGCGGTCAATTACGGGGGCAGCACCGACTATACCCAGACCCAGGTGGCCACGCTGCTGGGTAAGACGACATTTGGCGCTCGAAGTACGGCCTTTGGTTTCGATACCAACAATGCCAGCGGAGCGGTGACCTACGGCAATGGAATCGCGATAGCGGCCGGCGTCACCAAGCTTGGCCCGGGCACGCTGATCCTCTCTGGCGCCAACACCTATTCCGGCGGCACGACTGTCTTGAGCGGCACGCTCAAGTTCAATATCAACACGGGCGCGGCGACAATCGGATCGGGAGTCACCGCTACGGTCGCCTCTGGGGCTACGCTCGAACTCGCCGGCTCGGTGTCGGCGCTGGGCACGGCCGGGGGCAATCGCGCGCATATCGTGAACGACAGCACTTCCTCCGGCGTCGTTGTCTCCGGCACGAATCAGGTCGTTGGGGGCATCGACGGCTCGGGGAGCACGCAAGTCAATGCCGGCAGCGACCTAACGGCCAACCACGTCGTTCAAACGGCGCTCGTGATCGGCGGAACAGCCGCAAGCCCGGGGCTTATGACCATCGACGCCAGCGACGCCTCGGGCAATCCGCTGGGTCAGTCGAGCGGATTTGTCTTGGCCAACTCGCTGAGGCCCAGCGGCCCGTTCGGAGCGCCCGACGTGAGTACCGCAAGCACGATCCCCGTCGCGGCCGACAGCGCCGATTTGGCTGTCGTGGCACTGGGGAAATCCGTCGGCAGCGGCGATCCTGCGCCGGTTCCCGAACCATCCACGCTGCTGCTGGCGTTCCTTGCGGTTTTGGGTGCAGTTAGCACCCAGTTCGCGCGACACCAATTCCGATGTCAAACAGCCTGA
- a CDS encoding ATP-dependent endonuclease has product MLVVLEGHHDIQFLQRAAAVLRLDDNKLPELSNLERCGQIVFVPFCGDVRGWAFRLAELGRPEFHLYDREDTPATEVRLEMARVVNLRIGCRAEVMSKRSLENYLHPDAILEARGIDVRFSDGDDVADRVAEQCYLRNHPDDRWIDLPARSRRRLRNRVKSWLNTLTVERMTVARFAERNLAGEIRGWLQIIAEMTDSAS; this is encoded by the coding sequence GTGCTGGTTGTCCTCGAAGGGCACCATGATATCCAGTTCCTGCAGAGAGCGGCCGCAGTTCTGAGGCTCGACGACAACAAGCTGCCGGAACTGAGCAACCTCGAGCGATGCGGACAAATCGTATTTGTCCCGTTCTGCGGCGATGTGCGAGGTTGGGCTTTCCGGCTCGCTGAACTCGGCCGGCCTGAATTCCACCTATATGACCGCGAGGACACGCCGGCCACCGAGGTTCGCCTCGAAATGGCTCGTGTCGTCAATCTAAGGATCGGCTGCCGGGCTGAAGTTATGTCCAAGCGGAGTCTAGAGAATTATTTACATCCCGATGCCATTCTTGAGGCTCGCGGCATCGACGTGCGCTTTTCTGACGGCGATGATGTCGCCGATCGTGTCGCGGAGCAGTGCTATCTGCGGAATCATCCCGACGACCGCTGGATCGACCTGCCAGCGCGAAGCCGCAGGCGCCTGCGAAATCGGGTCAAGTCCTGGCTCAACACACTGACAGTCGAGCGGATGACCGTTGCTCGATTCGCCGAGCGCAATCTAGCCGGAGAAATCCGCGGCTGGTTGCAGATCATCGCCGAAATGACAGACAGCGCATCGTAG